TTACTTGGGCTTCCCCATCGAAATGATGGTGGGGCCCACCTGGACCCGGAGCTGGAGCCGGTGCCAGTGATGGACCTGGTGCCATTGCTGCGTAAATGGGTAGTGCTGGTGGAGCTCCGGGTGGCGGTGGTGGACCCGTTTTTTTACTcttctttattaatttattcgTCCTCGGGTCAACCACCGGGGCTCCTTCTGGTAGGACTGCGGATATGGAGCGGAGGTTACGACGGCGGTTGAAGTCTTCCAAAACAGATTGTGGGACCAACAGTCTCTCAATTCCATGGATCACACCATCGGGTCGGACCACATCATTGGGTCGAATAATTTTAGCAAGATCCACGGTTTTCTCCCCGGATTTTTTATGTTGGTATAAATGGAGTTTATCATTGGACAATGTAACGTGGTGGATACCTTCCGAGTTATGACTCGGCCACTCGTCTGAGTTAACTCTGACAGGAATAAAATGGAATAGAAGTAAAGTTTGAAGAGAGTGAAGATTCCCGGGTTCAAGTAAAAAGCGTTTAAATTCCGGGTCTAAATCACGCTCTAAAGCTTCATTCTTTGGAGCGAATACAGTTATATTCTTGTGCCCAACAACATCTTCAAGCTTTTGTAGAAGAAGAGCTTTCTCAACGAGTTCAGCTAACTCAGTATAATGTGAGTCAAGTAATGCAACAAGAACCGAGTTAGAATTCACTTGACTCGTAGAAGAAGAACTTGACATTGTTGTTGAGGGTGGTATTTTAGCAGGACGAGCAGGTAAAGCATCGTTAATGGCGGATAATGATAAGATAGTGAATAGTATGAGACAGCCATAGATGTGAATTCCACCCATGGCAGAAAAGGTTTTAGATCTTTCAATGGAGGgtgtaggagagagaaaatgggGAAAAtgtgaaggttgtgaagaatgattaatggaggaggaggaagaagaagaagaagaaaacgcGGAGAAATAAGAGAGAGAAACAGAGGTTTTAACTATGGTTTGGTAGAAGGAGTGTCGGCTCAGTTTGGTTTTGCGGttgtattaatgaaaaatgaaaagcaaaatgaaaaacaaaatgagaTGGTGACGTGGAGGAAGATGATTGGTCTGTGATAGTTGTAAGGTGAAAAGTAGGGGTGAATAAGGGAAGTTTGAGAAGAAGGTTCTGACAGGCTGGAAGTGGGTCCCAGATTTATTATTACAGCTGAGCTGAGTTAAGTCGAGTTTAATGAGTGAGTGGCTTGTCAGTGAGTCTTCCGAGTTGAAGTAGGTTTGACTAGACAGTTGGAGGTATTGTAATGCTTGCTATTTCTTCAAGTCAATAGGATAGGAGTAAGGATTTATCTTTACTTTGTGGTGAAGCTAAAGGTTGGGACCTTAATTTTCATATTCTAACTAGATGCTTTGCTATTGGTTAGGTAGATATATTGAAGATTTATGATTTGTCcttttaatgtttattaatttagatttaAGGGAGAGTTTGTATTGACTATTGAgtttgtaaatttgtaattcCAATCGAAAAATAAACATGAAtagttaaataatttaaaagatgACTTGTTCAACTTAAATTATCAAGAGGTGAGATTTTTCACCTCTCCAAAAAGCTCAGGCCCAACAGACTAAGTAAATGTCTCTTTCTTGATTCGAACCTATAACCTCTTGGAAAGGAGACCTTACATTTTTACATgtgctttagtataaattagGTTCGGTTTGATTAATAGTACACTCATTGCTTTTCTGATATTCTTGGATAGAATATTAGAATTTTAGAGTCaaattatgattataaattctcACAAatcaatatgaaaaaatatattcctTTTATCCCGTTAACATTGCAATATTAATTCAAAGTTTATGTGGAATATTGATATATGGGAGAATTTATGTGGAATATTGATATATGGGAGAGTTTATGGGAAAATTTATGTGGAATATTGATatattcgtcttaatatatatttttaaatatcagttttttataattcttaaaAATCCACAATTAAAGTTATTTAACATTTAACTTTGCATTGGATAtgcataaaaaaaaagtaattaaaaataacaaaaatagagAACAAATGAATACTAAATAGTGAAATGATAATAaaagtttttacataatttaactAATAAAACTATTTGACAAGGTTTATGAACATGTttgttttactttaattatttttttttcataaaattcattgaaAAGTGATATTAGCTGGTTatagaaaattataaacaaaaacatAGGAGTAATATTTTAGGGTCTCTTGGTTATTATACCTAGGTAGTAGAAACCACAATGTAAATTAAATGTAAGTTAACTAATAATACTATTTGACAAGTTTTATATACATGTTTCTCTTACtctaataattttgtttctcttacccaaaaatatgtttttagaagtgaaaataggttatttgtttgtttgattaacaattttgttttttgttttcttactTTGTCCCGTTTAAGATTGAATATTgaaaattcattatttttattggtaTTTTATGAGCGGGATAAATGGAATacaatgataatgatgattatcTTTATTATCTTATCgacataaaatttatattattagttagttaatatatttttagggacacggttaaaatttttttaaaaaataataaaataaaataaaattttaaaaaaactatgttttaagatttggtaTGAATTGGTCGTTGATAATTTAGTTTGTAAAAGAGTAATAGGGAGGTTCTTTGCTTGATGAACTTATTCCTAAACCTTTCTTTGTATTTTAGCTTTAACTTTCAGTTTTTTTCATGGCCAAAAGGTGAATGCAGCTAAGGTTCAAGCCAAGCCATGCCCAGCCAAGCCACTAAAACAGCATTTAAGCCGCTCAAAGAATATCAAAAGTGGGCCCATTAGAAGCTGTGATGTCTTACTGAACTTGAAGATGAGGTGTCTGTGTCTTTGATTAAATAAGCCCACCGgaaacaatttttaattattgtgtaTGACCAAAAACAGAAATACCCTCCATCTATAAATTAATATACTTCTTACAAATCAACAAGTattttgagaaaacaaaaaaaataaaacttatattattataatttctaTTAATTAGACAATTTAATTTATCTATCCATCTATAAATTAGcagtttttaaaaaatgttataattttattgagatgaataaatattttactaattactatatgtATTATAGATGTTTTTTCGaatgtatatattaatttgtgactttttatttattattaaaaatcaaacacTATGACATTTCTTAAAAAGTTGCAATTGCTCTTATTACAATCCAAAATTGGCTATTTGTAGAAGAGGTGAATTATTTAGTTTTGGGAGTCCAATTAAGTATAGCATTACTTTTCTAACAAGTTTAGGGTTTGAGTTATAAGAAAATGCGGTTAAAGTTTAAAGACGACATATTATCTGATGGAAGGAAGTAAGTCTTTATCAGTAGTAGGAGCTTTAATATTTTAACCATGGTTAACCAAAGTTTTTTGATTAAACTCATGCATCATTAACCATATTTAAGAGTTTGCCTGCTTCTTTCATTAACCTCATGCATCATGCTTATTTCACTCAATTTTGGAAATTATTAAAGATGACGTTTTACTTACATGATTTGCATTAAAAATAAGTTAGAGCTAAATATGAGTTTTTTGAGTACAAATATGTATGTGATCTATGTCTTAAGTgataattataaattacttttttatttcaatttaataaaatagttttgctttgtttaatttatttaaggaaaaatcacctagaataatccaacatatttctgatttttctacaataatctcatttattgattaaccatgaataatttcaactttgagggatatttttctagagtaaaccCGGTGACCGGataacttgttatagcaagttttattttttttttaaaaagataaattaaaataaaatatcgaaaaaaatgttaaaaaatgtttttaaaaaaattatgattttttttattatttagaaatttttatgtaaaatttcaaaatttttctctaattttaaattaactttcagtttacttttgtggtgaattacctactatagcaggtcatcagGCTATCCaaatttactctaggcaaatgcCCCTTAAAGTTgtgattattcatgattaatcaataagtgagattattatagaaaaatcatgaataagttggattattctaggtaaatttttctttatttaattgtttttttttttgagatatgttcaatttatttaattaaaaaagtaaatacaacAACAAATTAATAGCACTGCTTTTTATTAGgaataataatactacttagtAACCTATATTGAATGATtatcaagaaaaaataaaacaatacctACTAACTAAAAATCCAAAATCAATAATTGTAAATACAAGTAATCATTACCATGGTAATAAATTGTCAATAATTATGGAAAGTTTGACATAAATTATATGTAGATGTTGAAAAATGtgactttaaatttattaaacaaatttataaaataaagttacataaaTGTAGTAGATTACACTTGCATAGTTGCATATAACAATGAAGATCCTTGCTTATATTTACTAACACCGAGAATTCCAAGACACCGATCTTCAAACTCGACTAACGTAACAAGAAGGTTTTGTATATGACTTGATATTAATTCCAGGCGAGACTCTTTCCTAAATATCATTTTCTCCCTACTACGATGCTTAGGAATGTATACCGGAAATATATTTTaagatacaaagaattacactaaaatcctagcacaaggaaattagaATGACATGAGAAAACATAAATGAAAggagaaaacaaaaaattacaattgaGGATTGCAAGTCTCTAAGTAAAGTGCAAGAGAGGAATTAACTAAGAAAATTTGATATACTCCAAGAAAATAACCCACAaatgccttctatatttataagAGAGCAAACACTATTTCACGAAGTAAAATGTCGCTGCATGAAACACAACATCAATTTATGAACCAATGTTGACATTAAATCAATCCATCCCAATATATTCaattaatataaccatattaactTTGGGTAGTTATAgcataactaacaaaaccgaACAAAACAAACGTTGCAAAAATCAGCGTGAAAGTCGAGAGCCGCGATTTATGCCTTTTCCAAACCAGTAACTTTGCTTCGAAATCTTGCGATCCGCGAGCCTTTTTACGATCGCAAAAAAACACATTTCTCAAAACGGAAACTTTTGCACTTTTGggaattttcaattaattatttgatttaattaaattattaattcccgAAACCATTATATACTCTAGATGCCAACAGTATATTCACATATGTTGCTATAGctaatatactttttttttttaaataaaaaaataaacattttaaattttgagcCCTTAATATTGTATGATCTCTATTATCGTTCATGCTGTTTAATATAGTAGAGTCGGCTCTAGATATGAGTTCATACTCGGTaccataaaagacaaaaataattaatttaatttgatctACCTAAAGGccttataatattttgttaaaaataatttaaattaagtttagTCGTTATTGTATTATACACATGTTAATTTATAGTCAATTATAAGTGCTAACTAATTTGTTCATTGAATAGCGAAAGATATTATAAACAAATTTTTCTTTAGATTGAAGTGCttatttaaatttgatatgCCATCACATATTGTCTccaaattaaacaaagattaaataaaaaaaaaaaacagagggagtaattgCTGAATTTTACACACAAGAAATACAATACAAACAAAGAGAGTACATCGTTCACAGAATGATGTGAGGAATATCAAAGTCTTCATGTTCAGAAAAGTAAAATCAAAGCTTTAAAATTCTCAGTATCGTAATCTTTGATTAACTTAATTCTCATAAATCTTTTACctcaatttatatttattataatttatattttttat
The Amaranthus tricolor cultivar Red isolate AtriRed21 chromosome 11, ASM2621246v1, whole genome shotgun sequence DNA segment above includes these coding regions:
- the LOC130826728 gene encoding fasciclin-like arabinogalactan protein 17, with the protein product MGGIHIYGCLILFTILSLSAINDALPARPAKIPPSTTMSSSSSTSQVNSNSVLVALLDSHYTELAELVEKALLLQKLEDVVGHKNITVFAPKNEALERDLDPEFKRFLLEPGNLHSLQTLLLFHFIPVRVNSDEWPSHNSEGIHHVTLSNDKLHLYQHKKSGEKTVDLAKIIRPNDVVRPDGVIHGIERLLVPQSVLEDFNRRRNLRSISAVLPEGAPVVDPRTNKLIKKSKKTGPPPPPGAPPALPIYAAMAPGPSLAPAPAPGPGGPHHHFDGEAQVKDFITTLLHYGGYNELADILVNLTSLATEMGRLVSEGYVITVLAPNDEAMAKLTTDQLSEPGAPEQIMYYHMIPEYQTEESMYNAVRRFGKIKYDTLRLPHKITAEEADGSVKFGQGDGSAYLFDPDIYTDGRISVQGVDGVLFPLEEKDDKITRIDKSSPVNKVLTPKARRGKLLETTCWMLGSMVQRFDACQ